The following nucleotide sequence is from Rhineura floridana isolate rRhiFlo1 chromosome 9, rRhiFlo1.hap2, whole genome shotgun sequence.
acttccaggttgttttttcaaatgaaacttactggtagaacaaactaagcatgctcggttgccaggtaaccagagggagtggaaatgttaaattagagagtgtggtctttaggaaaatgCATGATTAATGCtttccctcaagtgtgactagaaaacaccgtgtttgcagctggcactgagcccttactgtggacagtacaAACTGAGAACAGAGGTAAAAACGGTGTCTTTAGCATGGTTGGTttccagttagtttcatttttaaaataaacaacccgggagtgtgattatttgtacttTCACTGGtataatacagctgaaatacaaatctttatttGAGGAGTGTTatacttttgtgcacaagttagggggaaaagaacagTAAGGCacaatttgcagcaacataaaaatgccagcagaatggGAGCAGCTAGAAGGTGCtcttcagcctacaggaaatgaaatgaaagaagggagaagaaggaagtgggcgtggagagagtaacgattgacacacccacctaaaagcatcagaacacagcttctgcaagcactagagatacagagtgaagacttttttcctttcctttttgtattgtcagaggattgggttggtatggatttacagggggaaaactgtgcgataccttctgtttgccagtaacatcatttgaaccatgcaaattaaaaggggatgtgagcagCACTAAACATGCACTAAACCACCATTTAGAGGAGCCCATAGTAAGACCCTGTAAAGTCAGGAAGCTCCGTGGGTGTCTTTGACAAAGTCAACGTCTCTATTCCTAATAAGACTGCAGAGATAAAATTGGGAGACTGTTGATGCCacttgagccccagccagcatagtcagtggtatggaatgatgggaattgtagttcagcaacaaatggagggccacaggttccccatccctgggataGAAAGATAAGCAGACTAGGGATGTTAATTTTGCCCTCTTATGGATCTTGCAGAGATAAAAACTGTGCAGTTCAGTTCATGAGGCTTTCAGAAAACATGAAAAGATTGTACTCTAACAGTACAGTCCTATGGGTGTTTACACATATGTCTGTCCCTTTGGATAGAGGCTGTGTACACagtcacactatatatttaaagcacattattttccccaaagaatcttgggtactgtagtttacccctcatagagctacaactgCCAGCACCCTCAACAgactagtttccaggattcttcagTTCTCATACTTTTTGTTGTTAAGAATAtttcagagtgcttttagtgtttttgtttagcaacaacaacaattactttaaatgtatggtctgtAGGCAGTCTTAACCTCAGGTACATGGGTACAGAATTATAGCATGGTAgcatacttacctaggagtaagcaccgatgaacacagtgagacttatttGCAAGTAAACACACAGAGTGTGCGGTGTAAATACTTCAACTAGGGATTTTATGTGCAGGTTTTTAACCTCTTTTACTACTCAAATCTAGCATAGTTGGTGTTATAGGAATCTATAGTATTTTGTTACAGTAACAGGAACTTTCTCACGTTTTGCCTTGGAACAAGGcaccttaattaaaaaaaaaaacctggcaaaTTTATTACCAGATATGTAAACAAGATTATAACAAGGGTTAATTAATTATAGGTACCTAAACATGATATCTGATTATGCAGTATAAATATAGAGGGAAAGGCAATGCTATGAAATCTGAATACAAAATTTATTGTGAGGCTGTCACCTAGAGGTAGTAAAGGATATGATGTATGTGCCATAAAAATGAGTTATCACCTTTATTTTTCATGCAAATTGTGGTGCTGCCCTTTCAGATATAAACATGTGTCTGTGTTACAAATGCATGACAGCAAATTAAGCAGTTTTTTCCCTCTTTCTTATTTAGCAGCCTAGTATTGACTATTGCTTTTAAACATACTTTTTACCTTAAAATTTGACTGCGCTATGATCAGCTAAGTTACAATTCTGTGCATAGGGCAATTTGAAATGGGTGGGGGAAGCGATTTAACACATACCGAATGCAAGCTTGAATAACTTTTAGTTTGGCTTCTATTTGTTCATTTAGGAGAAAAGGAATTTTAATACCAATGCATAATTTCATATTTTGGATATTATGTAATATCCATTAGTAGCTTGTGATCGGCTTCTTAATTTTAGCATGAAGAAACCTACCATAATGGATCCAAGTGATGGAGTAAAATCTTGCCTTCAGCTTCCAAGCAATGGAAGCTGCGGAGAGGTTTGCAATTGTAGAGGGCCACAGTTGCCCAAAGACATTTTTTGTGCTGGAGGTGAAAGACAAGATGCTTCCTCCTCACCGTTCCACATATAGAAGTCAACTGGATTGCTAATTGAATTGTACTTCAGCACTGCTAATAGGACAGTATCCTTTGCCACACCTGAGGGCAGGAGGCTAGGTTAGAAggtgcagggcagggcaggtgaCACACACAATACTACCCTGGCTACAACTCCTGAGGCAGCAGCCACATTTTGCCTAACGACAGCATCAGCCCTATAGAGGATCATTGTGTAATGTTATGTGGAGAAATGTGGGCTTCTCTTGTTGGAATGCCAGAAAGGGGTTCAGTTCCAGGTAGATATGTTTCCAACCTCGAAGGAGTTCTTCCCCTCTTTTATACAACTTCTCGTTagtaatatatattttatggCATGTTGGCCAAATAGAACACACGTTATCATTAAATGTTTCTGAAATTTTGGGGAGGGAAATGACTTCCTTGACACCACAGACATTTGTGATGAGTATCAACAGGTTCTGCTCTACGCATAAACTGCCAGAACATGGGAAAAAGTGTAATTAAGTGTTTTAGCTCTGTACCTTCCAGCAAAGGAGGTTCTTCATCAAAGCCATCAGGGTAAGGGCCATTAGATGGAAATTCAGAAGCACATGCTGGTTGAAAAATCTGGCCTGTGTACTGCTGAGAAGATGAAGCCCTTTCTGGAGAAGCAAATGCATCTGATTCTGGTGAGGCACCTGTCCAAGCTCTACAATGAAAATGATATGCcatggaaaggaaaagaaaggaaaagcgcTGCTGCCAGAGTGGAAGGGCCTGTTCCTCAAAGCAGGGAAGTCTAGATTAGGTCTGACTGGATGTTACATATGAAAACATTTCAGAACTTGCATGTATTGGTCAACCCCTCCATAATTTGGAAAAGCTGGCAAAAGAGCAGCCCCCTATAacttatggcaggggtggggaatctccggCCTGAGGGTGGTTTTGCAGGGCTCTCTCTCTGGTTCCTAGAACTCCCCCAGGACACGCCCCCATACACTGCCCCTGTTTCTCAACtgtttttttgcctggctggaaggtgcCCTTGACCTTTGATAAcgcctcttgcttctctggaaggaggacagagaggggtacaTGAGCGTGTACAGAAACAAGCCTACTCTACAAAAGTAACAGTTAcattagttgctccacccactgttgcctctggccctgcccatcgcTGGCCTGTGACCTTCCTAAAACAGAATTCAgcccttgtgctgaaaaaggttctccatcttTGAGTTAGAGCATTCCACCTGTTCTGGATCCCCAACAAAATATATTGATCCAGTCTGATTCAGCCTTACCAACTGCAGTGTGGGAGCCGCTTCCATGTGGCTTCTTCCCACATCAAGGACTGCGTCTCCCTGTATGAACTGACCCGGACCCTGCGTTTGTCATCAGAGGCCCTCGCAcaggaggctcggaggatggcaacacaagaacaggcctttgcagtggtgccccccccccggctatagaatgctctccctagggagacatgcctggcaccatctctATCAATTTTTGGGCGTcaggtgaagaccttcctcttcactcaggcctttggtcctTGATGTGTGCTGTCCCAATAATTCTTGTTTATTTGATGGGTTTCTATTGGCTACTAGGTATGTCTGCATTTGGCTTTTACTACACTGAagagttttatattttattgactGTGCGTGTTTTTATCTATGATTCttgttttaaatctgttgtaagccgcctagagacCACTTGGTATTAGGGGACtgacaaatgaaaataataatatcaCTCCAGTAATGTGAGCACGAAGGTATCACATGGACAGGACTAGCGATGAGGTTCCTTTCCTCTATAAATGTCATCTTCCCGTCTGCGTAATATAGTTTTGGGGAAGGAACCGTCATGCTCCCAGCCATGTAGTTCTACATGTACACATTTGCTGGAGTAGCATCAGAAGAAGCTACAGAGAAGCAGCTCCCCTGTATCACTGTCTGTGAGCCAACCTGTGGTGGAATTTAAAAAAAGTGGTAGTCCTAGTCCAGGGACAGGGAACCCTTTTTTCAGTCCAAGAGCTGCATTATATCACGGGCCACCTTCtgtatgccaatggtgggtgggaccaAGGCAAAAAGTGGGCggaacaatggatgtgactcttatccTTGTGCACTGACTAGACCACATTCCAGTCACCCGCCCACCCCCCAAAAGTCAAGAAGTCTCTACAGACACAGACCCTTCATTCAGGCATGCAATATGGATTATCACAGTTGAAGGACATGTTGCAGCCGGCCAGGcagaagcacttgaggagggtgtggagaaGAGACAGTGAAGGGGCATGGCCCATGGAGTAGGcatgaccttgggacagtcctgAGTGCTGGGCAGAGAAACGTAGAGGACCCCATTCAGGCTCTGGACCTCAGGTTCCTCCATTCTTGATGGGCATCTATCACATGGACACACAGTGCATTATCAGACACTCCATATTGGGAAAAAGGTATACTTTTTGTAATGTTTGAAAAGTtggtaaatatgtatttttagccACAGGATGCATGGACTGGGAGGCAGCTGCATGTgtccagaaaaaaagaaaagaaaaaggcattgCTACGACTGCATTCAAGATACATATTTCTTCTGACATAGAGATTAATCTTGAAAAAATAATGACAGGGGATCTTATTCTAAATCTATATTACTACTCTTTTTTTTAGGTAAAAGGGCTATAAAATATCTCCACcatacattttaatgtattttgtttcaTTATTAATGCAACTGGCTGATAAGTCTCATGAAATTCTAAAGGCAGGAACACtcctttttttaaacacacacactgttatTTATCGCAATTGAAATGCAATGTTAAAATTACATCAGTAAATTCATCCCATTTCAGACACTTACCTATTGCTTCCATATACGtttccagagtctccaggctCGTGATAACCTTGTCCTTGGTTATCAGTGATGTAGTCTGACTGGTAAAAATCTATATCAAATTGCTCGAAGTTTGACATACTGAAGAGGAGGTGGAAAAGATTTCTTTAGCAACGATGAAGTCTGAAATATGATAAAGGTTTGATAGATGTATCTTTTGGAGCAGGAGTTAGAAACCCAGGCTTACTTTTACACTGCCCATTTTCTCTGGGATTAAAAGCATTTGTTCATGCAATGTTGCAGTGAATCCAAATGATGTTGCTGCTAAACTCTTGTATTCTATAGTGAATCTATGGAGAGGTCTATAAAATCATGGACACAGCAGAGAGGAAAGACAGGTATTTTTCTCTACAGGAATAATAGAACTAAGGGTTATTTAGTGAAACTAGCATTAGATTAATTTAGACTTTTAGGTTAATTTAgactttttagttttttaaaaacttattaacaAGTTGTGGTGATGGCCCCTGGCACAAGTCACTACCCCACCTTGTAAAAACacagtgggggctggtggctctatgtacagaccaaaacctgggctggattccattgccccactgacatggagccaccagctgctgctgtaaaaacaattcaacaaATTCATAGAGAATTTCCAACTGCCCTGTGggtgagagacagaaagaaaacagcAATGAAGACTGTTCTCAATGCCATCTCTATCTGTTCCTGATTCATGAGCTAGAATAGGGCCTTTCC
It contains:
- the YIPF7 gene encoding protein YIPF7 isoform X5, whose protein sequence is MSNFEQFDIDFYQSDYITDNQGQGYHEPGDSGNVYGSNRCPSRMEEPEVQSLNGVLYVSLPSTQDCPKVMPTPWAMPLHCLFSTPSSSASAWPAATCPSTVIIHIACLNEGAWTGASPESDAFASPERASSSQQYTGQIFQPACASEFPSNGPYPDGFDEEPPLLEELGINFDHIWQKTLTVLNPMKPADGSIMNETDLTGPMVFCLALGATLLLAGKVHFGYVYGMSAIGCIAIHALLNLMSIASVSYGCVASVLGYCLLPMVILSTNAVFFSLQ
- the YIPF7 gene encoding protein YIPF7 isoform X4, with the protein product MSNFEQFDIDFYQSDYITDNQGQGYHEPGDSGNVYGSNRCPSRMEEPEVQSLNGVLYVSLPSTQDCPKVMPTPWAMPLHCLFSTPSSSASAWPAATCPSTVIIHIACLNEGAWTGASPESDAFASPERASSSQQYTGQIFQPACASEFPSNGPYPDGFDEEPPLLEGGESSFWLCLWHECYWVHSNPCFAEPDEHSKCVIRVRRKCTRLLPASHGDPVHQCGVLLPPVSVIWNAGRGILGTLLALLITGWCSLSASKIFTSALAMEGQQFLVAYPCALLYGLFALMTVF
- the YIPF7 gene encoding protein YIPF7 isoform X2, which gives rise to MSNFEQFDIDFYQSDYITDNQGQGYHEPGDSGNVYGSNRCPSRMEEPEVQSLNGVLYVSLPSTQDCPKVMPTPWAMPLHCLFSTPSSSASAWPAATCPSTVIIHIACLNEGAWTGASPESDAFASPERASSSQQYTGQIFQPACASEFPSNGPYPDGFDEEPPLLEELGINFDHIWQKTLTVLNPMKPADGSIMNETDLTGPMVFCLALGATLLLAGKVHFGYVYGMSAIGCIAIHALLNLMSIASVSYGCVASVLGYCLLPMVILSTNAVFFSLQLDFWLAPLSCLLVYCLVLIPGMPHGTWLMAYLRLQPIVLTPTGVPGAANWLTA
- the YIPF7 gene encoding protein YIPF7 isoform X1, producing the protein MSNFEQFDIDFYQSDYITDNQGQGYHEPGDSGNVYGSNRCPSRMEEPEVQSLNGVLYVSLPSTQDCPKVMPTPWAMPLHCLFSTPSSSASAWPAATCPSTVIIHIACLNEGAWTGASPESDAFASPERASSSQQYTGQIFQPACASEFPSNGPYPDGFDEEPPLLEELGINFDHIWQKTLTVLNPMKPADGSIMNETDLTGPMVFCLALGATLLLAGKVHFGYVYGMSAIGCIAIHALLNLMSIASVSYGCVASVLGYCLLPMVILSTNAVFFSLQGILGTLLALLITGWCSLSASKIFTSALAMEGQQFLVAYPCALLYGLFALMTVF
- the YIPF7 gene encoding protein YIPF7 isoform X3, which gives rise to MSNFEQFDIDFYQSDYITDNQGQGYHEPGDSGNVYGSNRCPSRMEEPEVQSLNGVLYVSLPSTQDCPKVMPTPWAMPLHCLFSTPSSSASAWPAATCPSTVIIHIACLNEGAWTGASPESDAFASPERASSSQQYTGQIFQPACASEFPSNGPYPDGFDEEPPLLEGGESSFWLCLWHECYWVHSNPCFAEPDEHSKCVIRVRRKCTRLLPASHGDPVHQCGVLLPPGDSWNSASSAHYWMVQSLSLQNIHLCFGYGRPAVSGCLSLRSTLWSLCTDDCLLSFGFWQDCFILCIY